A stretch of Miscanthus floridulus cultivar M001 chromosome 13, ASM1932011v1, whole genome shotgun sequence DNA encodes these proteins:
- the LOC136501874 gene encoding small ribosomal subunit protein uS8z/uS8w, whose amino-acid sequence MVRVSVLNDALKSMYNAEKRGKRQVMIRPSSKVIIKFLTVMQRHGYIGEFEYVDDHRAGKIVVELNGRLNKCGVISPRFDVGVKEIEGWTARLLPSRQFGYIVLTTSAGIMDHEEARRKNVGGKVLGFFY is encoded by the exons ATGGTGAGGGTCAGTGTGCTCAACGATGCTCTCAAGTCCATGTACAATGCTGAGAAGAGGGGGAAAAGGCAGGTCATGATCAGGCCGTCGTCCAAGGTTATCATCAAGTTCTTGACGGTCATGCAGCGTCATG GCTACATTGGTGAGTTTGAATACGTGGATGACCACCGTGCTGGGAAGATTGTGGTGGAACTGAATGGAAGGCTAAACAAATGTGGTGTTATTAGCCCTCGCTTTGATGTTGGCGTAAAGGAGATCGAAGGATGGACTGCCAGGCTGCTCCCATCACGTCAG TTTGGCTACATCGTCCTGACGACTTCTGCTGGCATTATGGACCATGAGGAGGCCCGTAGGAAGAATGTTGGAGGCAAGGTTCTAGGTTTCTTCTATTGA
- the LOC136501868 gene encoding LOW QUALITY PROTEIN: thylakoid lumenal 19 kDa protein, chloroplastic-like (The sequence of the model RefSeq protein was modified relative to this genomic sequence to represent the inferred CDS: deleted 1 base in 1 codon), whose amino-acid sequence MSTSLWISHGPMRSLLSSRASPPTQSTRNTTHLAAPAPAACHGRSTATMFPSLLSRVASPLLTTACPSTASSQQQAATPPPQALRIPPPPQGNKPPVATTLVAAAAAGLLLLSPAPAPSRADPEFTVYYGTAASAANYGGYGGNASKKDTAEYVYDVPEGWKERLVSKVEKGTNGTDSEFFNPRKRTEKEYLTFLSGIRALAPLSAVLDNLALSDVGLQDQIATADDVRSAQRADGAGQVYYEYEVAGAGAHSLISVTCARNKLYAHFVTAPNAEWSRDEAMLRRLHESFKTIQPGAPPPATET is encoded by the exons ATGTCGACGTCGCTTTGGATAAGCCACGGGCCCATGCGATCTCTCCTATCCTCTCGCGCGTCGCCTCCAACACAAAGCACACGGAACACGACCCACCTCGCGGCCCCCGCCCCGGCAGCGTGTCACGGACGGTCGACGGCGACCATGTTTCCCTCGCTCCTCTCGCGCGTGGCGTCCCCTCTCCTCACCACCGCGTGCCCCTCCACGGCCTCGTCGCAGCAGCAGGCGGCAACCCCTCCCCCGCAGGCGCTGAggatcccgccgccgccgcaggggaACAAGCCCCCCGTCGCCACGACGCtggtggcggcggccgcggcggggcTCCTGCTGCTgtccccggcgccggcgccgtcccGCGCCGACCCTGAGTTCACGGTGTACTACGGCACGGCGGCGAGCGCGGCGAACTACGGCGGGTACGGCGGGAACGCGAGCAAGAAGGACACGGCGGAGTACGTGTACGACGTCCCCGAGGGGTGGAAGGAGCGGTTGGTGTCCAAGGTGGAGAAGGGCACCAACGGCACGGACTCGGAGTTCTTCAACCCGCGGAAGCGGACGGAGAAGGAGTACCTGACGTTCCTGTCCGGGATCCGCGCGCTGGCGCCGCTCAGCGCCGTGCTCGACAACCTGGCACTCTCCGACGTCGGGCTGCAGGACCAGATCGCGACCGCCGACGACGTGCGCTCCGCCCAGCGCGCCGACGGCGCCGGGCAGGTGTACTACGAGTACGAGGTGGCGGGCGCCGGCGCGCACAGCCTCATCTCCGTGACGTGCGCGCGGAACAAGCTGTACGCGCACTTCGTCACC GCGCCCAACGCCGAGTGGAGCCGCGACGAGGCCATGCTCCGCCGCCTGCACGAGTCCTTCAAGACCATCCAGCCCggcgccccgccgccggccaccgaGACCTAG